The stretch of DNA GCAAAAGCATAGGAAGTGGATGGCAATTAAAATTGATCTTGAGAAGGCTTACGATAGAGTCAGTTGGGAGTTTATTGATACCTCGTTGAAAGCTGCGGGTATACCTGATTTCTTTCGAAATGGTATTATGTCTGCCATTACGGGTTCTTCTATGCAAGTCTTGTGGAATGGGATCTGACCGGCATCTCGTATATGCGATAAAacaatgaatttataaaataatttttaaaacctaATTTTACTGCAAGTGTACATGTCAgttataatatttatagtgttacaataGAACATCAGAGTTatccaaggattgaacccaaaggAGATGACGATTGAGCAATAGCTAACATCACTCAATACTGTCAGAGGAATCACGATACCCATCCCTTGGGTGTCATTCTCGCTCGTTTTCCACCTCCGACAGGTCCTTACATCACTCAATCACACGTTAGGCCTCCCAATGGCACtattggccaatttgggtcacAATATGGGcaaaaatgagacattttcacttattaactcaaaatctaaaaataacaaaaaactaTGCTAAAGACGCTATTTTGCTCAAGAAAAAGCTCCTTAAATGCGTCGGAAGAGCTTAATTTGCCACATCAATTTGTGGTCGATCAATTCCCTTACACTTAATTctttgcttgtcttcaagcaaacACACATAACATGCAAAAGAAAAGACGACCCTTGGACTAAATCGCACATAACATGCAAAAGAAAAGACGGCCCTTGGACTAAATTAGGCAATTAGGTTACATAGCAGTAAAACATCAAACTTGTATAAGAATTACCTCAATGCAACTTAAGAATGATAGCTAGCTACTTTATTTACTCCTAATGCAAACATTATTAGTTCCATAACTTTTTGGTGAGTTTTCGAGATCCTTTCGACGACCTGTGTTATGTTCAAAGGATATCTATATGATCCGATCAATTGCGTAAAGCCCTCGATAGCAACGGAATCGGGGAAAGTATACAGAAAAGACAGTTCTTTTCTAATAGGAGTGAGACTGGAACTTGGTAAGTAAGTTGAACTTAAATCACTTCTTGCACTTGTTGATTTATAGTAGATTACTCTTTAGACAAAATCTAATAGGAAGTTTTTGAATTGTGTAACTAAACTTTGAGTCCATCTCTCCtgttataatttttagtaagttACTTCATTTGTAACTAAGTGAATATTTGAATGGCaactttaacaatttcacaacTTATATATAGAATTACATTGTTCGTTACACTTATCTCATTTGCTGACacctcactttttcttttcttttattttttgtcttcttttttttttacattatcaTCTAATAACATTAACATGTGAAAATTCTAAAGAGTAAACTATTTTATCATATGAGATTTAAAAACTTTCAATAGGAAAGCCTTGTCTTGTTAAGAGTTGTAGAAACATTTAATAGGAAAAGTTGTTTGAATGGGGAGAGTTCATGTAAAATGTATAAGACTAAAACTACAACCGTTATCGAAAATTTAGTATTAAATTCTTCTTTAAGTAAGACCttacaaatatattttaagtctgaactatacaaatatttacttgtttttctttttgttttgttactATCCTTTGTGGCGACTTAGCAACCacctattttttataaaaaaaaattggaaatttaaaatcaaaataattatgtCAATCATTCAAGATTGTTCACTTGTCAAAAAGCTAGATAAGATCATtggtgtatgtatatataatcattgaatatataataaaaaaattaaatatttaatattatttaatttattttcttatcaatttatgtattatatattcaaatattagATTTATTATTCAATATTAATTGATAGTTAAAAAGATATGTCAAAGAATTTTTATTACttcaatttaatttgattttaatacaaatattttaaatatttgatttcattatcaaaattcaatttactaATATAACAATAAAAGTTTTGGATATTCAACCCCAatattagtttatatatttaaaggtattgtgtaaatttaaatttttattttaacaaataatttaatatattataatattttcaagaatctaattaattaagtttttactttttattataattatagaaaaattaaaaaaactatttttatacattataattttttttatctttagagTAAAAAGATAATAGAAGTACTTGGTTGAAATCCATAAATGaaaaactcaaattaaattttaattttatggatttgtaacttgatttaattaaaaaagaggTTAGatctttaaaaatgtttttaattaacatttttaattccaatgatttaattttatattaaaaatataaatattttaataaatatataatattaacaaatctaaaaaattattatttaattccaatgatttaattttatattaataagttttgtaatttattaaataatatagttTTAATTTATGTAGTTATTATTCAAATAATGTAATCTAACATgcgttaaattttatattttctataatGTGATATTTAAGTTAAACTTTTCTTTTCGTATGTGTTGATGTATTTTGGTTCTGTTCAACTTTTTTAAAGGTTCACAGATAAAGAGGTGCATCAATAAAATTGGTATTAATCTTGACCGAAGTTGTCTCCCTAATTTATCAAGAGTTTTGACGAATTCACAAAACTCTCACAATATCCTCACGATACTAGAGGTTTTGAGTTTGAGCATTACCGTTTGCTTACTTTTCAACATCCGTGACATTGCGTGCTTGCTCTTCAACTACTATGTCTCATGTTTGTTTAAGCAACACAAAGTACATTGTGTGGTTGAATAATGCATCGTCATTATGGGGGTTGTTCGGGATTCGGCAGGTGAGTGGCTGGTTGATTTCACTACAGGGGTTGAAGGATTGTGAGCTTTTCAAGTTTGAAGCTGGAGCTGCATGCGAGGATCTCCGATTTGCTTGAGATAGAGATTTTAGAGGGGAGTTGAAATAGAAGGCGATAACGCACTCCTTATTGAGGTTGTCCTTCGAATAATGACTCATCGGAGGTGCTACAAATCCATCAATTGTGTCGAATGCTCGGCGGAAATATAATTGAACAGCGGATTACATGACCTGAATAATTGTTTCTCTATGTGTTTACAGGGGTAAACCAATATCGATTCTCTCTATTTTAACTTCAGATGATAGTATATGATTTTCCAAGTTTCATAAATAAGCCCTAAAACAACCAAATTGTTGTTATGCAATGCATTTCAcgtgtttcattttattttatttttaacctaTGGCTATATCGTCTTGCTATACAAGTTACATAGGAAATTTGGGTACGGGCGGGACCACCGAAAGGAGCCAAAACTTGTCCTTTTAGAAAATAACACGTATTACGAGTGAAAGAATAATGGGGGTTTGCTTTTCCCCCTTTAAAGCAAAAAAAGAGTACGGCGTGGGGTCCCACCCCATTCCACCATTTCTTACTCTCATCCTCTCTCTCCCTTGTGTTGTGTGTCCTCTCCACTTTTCACTTAGATTTTATCAATTCCACTCCCAAAAAATAAtatctatattttaaaataattttagattaaaatttgaaacatttaaatattattatgtgcGGAATTCGTAGCTgtctattttaataatattatttttaaaattaaaaatataatgtattttattattacatCAACACTTAAATCATTACGGAGGTCGTAAAGGAGGTGATATCGGCTTGAATTGatcgaatttttaaaatttttcgaaCTGTccattataatttaattctcaattcttttatatttttttattattattttagatttttaaatttattttgcaaaataactcttgaattttTTTGTCAAGTTTTGAAGCCtttattcataaatatttttttaaaaataatttttcaagtaaataaaaattaatcaataagttttatatgatattttaaaaaattatttttgggttttaaaacttTAGAACTAATTAAACAGCATACATTAAATTCGTTAAGTGAAACTATGTTATATCCAAAATCTTATGCTCGTGTTATCATTTATGTAATGTCATGCTGACATGTTATTTCCATTCAATACTCAAGAAAAAAAGAGTCGCATCACTTTAATTAATAGATTTTACGGCTACCCTTTTAAACCAAtgcctaaattttaaattttgaaaagtataaaaattaaaaatcatcaaattgGATAACATTGATTAATCCATAACTTACACATAGACTAATAGCATAATTAGGCCTTACAAATTTAACGACTATCATTTAAATCATCacttaaattctaaaattcaataaaataaagCAATCAAAGCTAACCAAATTAAAATCCCCCAGCATATAAAACAACACAAAAGACATAAAAACTCTATTTCTTCTTTTGAAGAAACTGCACCCAAAACCACTAAACTattagtgaaattatatttttgtcaCCTAACTATTCTAAACTAGCctgttaaaatcattgttgtatgACATTATCTATTTACACCATATGCACTAATCGAAAGCTCTCACTCTCCTTCTCTTCCACAGTTTGGTTTTCTATGAAACAACGATCTCGAACATCGACCGTCAGATCAACTTAATCTGTCGTACCAATCGTCGAATCGTAGCTTGAAACTTGCTAGCcgaacttaaaaagaaaaaaaaacttaacaattcaatgacttaaataaaaactttcgaataattttatgattattttgtaactttttgaaattaaaaccaaaacataaacctactaaaaatttaataacttttttttgtaaGTATAGCTttgaaaccaaaaaagaaaaatgggtgaAATGCAGTGAACTAGGGAGGTTGGGGAGAGTGATGGAGTCGGCCACCGTCACCATTTTACCACTGATTTTGCGTGCTTAATTTTGGACTGTGTTTGGGGGTTTCAGTCCAAAATCCAAAAGCATAATGAAAAAAAGTGCTTTTTTGGGTCGCTGAAATTCTCAAAAGCTTGTCTGAAGATGGAATATTAATAATTGTTCAATATGTttcgaaataaaataaataaaaaggtaaatttttaaaaGCCAAAAAGGGTGTTGGGTTGGCCAAATTTCCGTCGTCGAGGCAGTGGGCCAACCGCCACAAGACAAAATTCACCAACCCATTTTCcacctttttctatattttatacaAACTATTTTTTAACAtgtttattaaaacaaatatgcaattacaatataaatataaatataaatataaatacatattcgagtaatataataaacaaaaaatcAGAAAAATCGGACAAAGCTGAGAAGTTTGAACAAAATTTGTACATGAAATATACACATAATGAGACTAGAAATCTAATAGGTCTCAAAAACATTCATCTTTACCAACTATTATAATCCTTAAACAAGAGGATTAACGCGTTTCAGTGCACTCAAATACACGTACTTCTACATTAGCAATAATACAGATGTCaatcgaattaaaactcaattaacaaaaaaatcaacttttttaaataaagtaataaatattattataatgacactttttaaaaaaaatatactttcatataaaactttcaaataagataactaaaaatcattataaatttcacAAGCGAGTTGAAGATGTGACAagtgttatatttatttgtgcaatttttttacCACAATCTATAATATACTTGTTAAAACCCTTAACCTATTTATGAcgatttattaaataatttttcttatttaaaataaatcaaattattagAGTTTAGATTAACATTAATGAAGACATGATTAATGCCATAACTATATCTATTAACAAAAGTTATTGGAACCTCTTTTACGTGATTCCATAATGTGCCATCTTTGACTAGTTTCTCTCATTACTTCAAGAAACTACAATTTATCACATGAATCATGAAAAAAACAGTTTTAGATTAATTGGATCGTAAAATGATATCAACAGATTTGGATTaagtcttaatttttttaatcggATTAATAAACTGATGacgtaattaatttaattacctattcaattttaaaaacatcggtaaattttataaacttttattaaaaattacaagacCTACATTAATCAACAAAAGATAGACTAGTAAGAGATGAAGGCGTAacttttttgaaagaaaaaggaTCTTTAACACATTTAATTACATTCGAACTCACATCTTTCTAGATGAATAATAATGTTAATATCAATTGAGTTAAAACCGAACTCGGTTATTATCGAAAATtagaatatatattattaaaatttttatttagagCATGGGCACTCAATATGTAAGGGTGGGTAGAGCTACTTAGGTTGACAAAGGGACCtacttttttccaaaaataataaaaaataaagttttatataaaatattatgataTTGTCGTTTGTATGGATATTATGTGCTTCAATTTCTCCAGCATGCAAGTTGTCTCCTCGATTTCCAATAATTAGAACATAGATAAGCTTAGATTTTATATTTAGTGACTTCGTTCTAGCCACGgattttaagattaaattttagagaggttcaattattttttttatttctttttgtaattattagaattttataattttttaagaagattttaattaaaatttaagaaaattaaaaggcATAATAAGATTTTAGTTATGTTGTTaagattgaaattttttttttagaaaattaaactACGAGTACAACCCTACAAATATATTAGTTTTATTTAGATGTGTTCATGGACCGAGTTAGACTCTAATAAAATTTTAGCCTCGTTTGATAGATTCGGGTTCGGCttaaaaatgggcttaaaatttttttcaagctCGACCCgaccgtattaattttttttaaaatataatacataaaaaatatttaaaatattaaaataaatatttctcaacaaattgaaaataaatttaaaaaaaatctttatacttaaataagatatgtgtaacttaacaagcaaatgatTCTAAGATAACAGCAAAagtaacaataaaacaagagttatacaatatttaaataataccaataaaatagtaacaatataatagtgaaatgacagtaaaatagtgagaaaacaacaacaaaataacagttttttttcacaaattcagGTCGGCCCGAGCTAAAAACCTTACTCGAGGTTCGactcattttctaaacgggccttatttttttaccCAGTCCATTTTCAAGCCTATATTTATGTCCAAATCCTCCCACTTTCCGACCGAGCCAAGCCAGAACAGATCTAGTTTTACTATATAattgttgtatatttatatttcttAATTGAATTGCTATCCAATTAACTCGTGAAACTAATTCAATCAAATGTTTTATTGTATAATATTAGTAAACACATATCAAAATTTGTttgaaatattagaaaataaattcacatTCAATACTTTTTGTTTTCATCAATTATAGAAAGAAGTTTGTTTTgatcaagattttaatatatgATGATGCAATGATGTTAGGTAGGGTGCACGGTGCAGCATGGTATAGCTtagctttttttctcttttccccaATATTTAGGTGTTGAAAATGGATTTCCTTGGCTATACTCTCAGGCCTCAGCTCAGTTCTACAGTGGTAGTGGTCCCATGCTTACAGGTCCATGATATAGGATTAAGGACTCCCCAAGTAAAACTAACGTTGCACGTCATCAGTTTTTCCATTAATGATATCAATGGTTCTGATCATCGTCTCTCTGAATTTTAATTGGTGGGACCACTCTACAAAAATTTGTTCTTAAGAAATTacgtttgtaattatttaaaagaataataaaatgttTGTTTTGAGGAGTAGacttttttcgaaaaattttcaaagtatcGTCTGTTCAAAACTCTCAACAAGTTAGTATTGTTTTTAAGTCGAGTCGAGGTTTTGCTTTCTAATTCTGCAAAGATCTTGCTTTCAAAGCAAGAGTGTTGggtaaaacaataaatttttaaCGAAGAcaaaagttaataatttttttgaaggaccaaaataaaattttaccattatattaacttatgatttcttaaaagttaaataaattatataaataatttttaattttgggagcCAAGGCCACTATTTATTCCCTTTTTAAAAAGCATCTTATTGAAATCATATCGTATAAATATATGATCACCTATCAAGTTGAAATCATATCATATGCGCACAATCACTTATCATTTACCTATTAGGGCTTGAACCCCATATAACATATACGTCATTGGACGGGAGGCATGATACCACTTAATCTGGTAGAGTCAAGAAACAACTCGACTTGACTCGTGTAATATTTACAAAagtttagaatatatatatattgataattagAGGAGGAGAATGGGATTGTTCGAGGTTAAACCAAGCTCTCATGTCTACAATATAATACTCACTGGACAAAAAAAGACCAAATTctatgaaataataaattattattacattttttaagaaaaaataattaaataattatttagctTGTTAAATACAACTCCCAGTTTCCTCCATTTCCATCTACACGTCACCGTTTCAACTCCTTACATCACAGCCTGGCAAAATTCGCCCTTCCATCATCACAATCAATACCCAATCCTTTCTCTCCACGTGGCAAACCTTGACGTTGACACCTCTGCTTAGACAGCTGTCTCCCAAACACCCTCTTATAAATAACCTTCCCTCACTTCACTCCCTCATCGTTCTCAAATCTTTCCTAGCAAGCACCTCTCTTCTTAACTGTAAATTTCAAATCTCTCTTCTACCTTAAACATGGCTACTATTTACCGCCTTGCCACTCTCATGCTCTTCTGCTTTATCCAACTCAGCTTCTCCGAGTTGGTTCAAGAGCAACCCTTGGTTTTGAAGTACCACAACGGTCCACTCTTGAAAGGCAAGATCACCGTTAATCTCATCTGGTACGGCAAGTTTACACCCATCCAACGCTCCATAATCGTTGATTTCATCAACTCTTTGAGTTCCGATAAGGCCACAATGGTTCCTTCCACGTCGTCGTGGTGGAAAATTACTGAAAAGTACAAGGGTGGTTCTTCTACCTTAGCTGTAGGCAAACAAATCCTTCTCGAAAATTACCCGCTCGGTAAATTCCTTGAAAACCCACATTTATCGGCATTGGCCAGTAAGTTCAACGGCGTTGATACCATCAACGTAATCCTTACTTCCAAAGACGTTGCCGTGGAAGGGTTTTGTATGAGGTGTGGCACTCACGGGTCAACCCGGGTTGGACGTGGTCCTGTTCGTGGGACTTATATTTGGGTTGGAAACTCGGAGACTCAGTGTCCGGGTCAATGTGCTTGGCCTTTTCATCAACCTATTTACGGTCCACAAACCCCACCTTTGGTTGCTCCTAACGGAGACGTTGGAGTTGACGGGATGATTATTAATTTGGCTACGCTTTTGGGAAACACCGTTACGAACCCGTTTAACAATGGGTATTTTCAGGGTCCGGCGAATGCTCCTTTGGAAGCGGTTTCGGCTTGTACGGGGATGTTCGGTTCGGGTTCGTACCCGGGATATCCGGGTAAGGTGTTGGTGGAGAAAAGTACAGGGGCGAGTTACAATGCGAACGGGATTAATGGGAGGAAATATTTGTTGCCGGCGATGTGGGATCCTCAGACGTCAACTTGTAAGACGTTAATGTGATGGAACACGTGACGGATATCAGTGGGGAGAGAGGTGTAGACGTGGCGTTGATAAGTAGGGGGGGCTCTTTTGTACGTTGTCGTTTCGTCTGACGTGTAAATTGCTATATTTgatataaaaaagggaaaatatggtGGGGTTTGGGTTTGGGGTTGGGTATGGGGGAAGGCAGATGAGAAAAGGAAATGTGAATGTggggataatatatatataaataaataaaatatatgaatatttaaagaagtgaaaatttttaaaaatgtttttttttatctttttaatatttattgatGAGAGGATAAGGGTTAGAGGTAAAGAGGGAGGAATTTGTTTGATCTGAATGATGGAGAAAGTTGCTGGGGACATGGGGAACCATGATAATGGATGATGTTTCATTTCATAATATCTTTtaccttaaaattaaaattacataaaagatGGACTGTAGATTACGATGCATTTaacttatttcttatttttttatattattattattattattatcattttctattaattataaataaataatatcccAAGACAAGTAGTTTTAGATggtaaaatatgatgattttccCTAGCAAGAGTGTCACATGTTTAAAGTAGATAAAGAAACTAAAACAAATGCAAAAAAAGTTTTGGGTGTTGTGCCATTTTAAATGGGGTGAAGTTTAAGGCTTTCAGCAAAATCTAGGCTCTTGGCAGGCAGTGGAGAGAATGAAAGGTTATTTTATAGGCttacatgaaaaataaattataaaattatgcattttttatattttaatacacACTTAATAAAAACCaatcaatatttatttaaaataaaattatttaaattaaattacaaatataaatttgatcttttttattttctcttatatTCAACTTCTTAGTCATATATGATGATATCAAAAACCTCATGATttcaaaatagtaaaaatgagGGTTTCCATTTCTACAATATTTTTTGAGTTCTTAATATTAAAAATGAAGGTTTGTTTTAGTGGCAAAGAAGGTTAAAGTTTATTTCAATACCGAAAATGAGAATTTGTTTTGATGAGAgaaatttgaaatagaatttattttaaaattttgaaaatttttctttgtggTGAAAATGGAAGGAAAATGATTAAGAgagaatttttattattattaaatctcTATtctaaatatttgtatttaattaaaataccATATATCATAATTTGGTTGATGAAAATGCTCTTTTAATAAGAGTTAACTATTAGTACCTAAAGTGGTAATGAAATAAAactttatataaaaagataaagtTGCATAATTTAGGTACATATTTTTCATATAAGTttattttaggtaaaaatatcgTGAAGGTTGGAGGTCGAACTGATTACATTTTATCCTATTTTACTTCAAAAATACGTAAATTAATACTTATACATTTGATCAAAGAGTAAACCGAtcctttttgttaaatttttttatttatttttactattaaaaattgactTGACTGACAAATAAAGTTATAAATAAATAGAACGTTCGATGAACAATTCAATTTGTAAACGAAcctgaacaaaattttaataaccAAACACGAATAAAACCTGTTCAACTCATTTATTGAACTTGCtcatttatgttcatttaaaGCTCATTTATTATtccattagtatatattaataaatttattttggtttatatttcttatcatataattattaatatatatttgactactttatataaaaaataatttatatgtttatttattgtttgtttattatttatgaaCATGTTTGTTTAATATTCGTGAATTATGAACATTAAACAAACAAACATGagcacataattttaaataaacaataacaaacaaaaattttaaaattcttaactAACATAAACtagcttaaaaataaacaaacgaatATAAACAGAAGTCCGATCGTTCAAGCTCAATTCATTTACAACTTCACTATAGTTAAATGTGATATGCCATGCATACCTCATTTCAACATgtaaaaactaatttttaataataaaatttgatgaaacttttaacaaaataaccaatTTGCTTGTCGATCTAATATACAAaaactaatttatccattttttaaataaaaaagacaaaatataatctaattttcAATTCAAGGGCCTTTATGGTACTTTTGTGGTCTACTTTATATCCAGAGATAAAAATGGGGGAATTTAAATTGGTGGTGATCAAAATTCAGCAGTTGGCAGCAGCAGCTAAGAGGGAAACCCATAGCTGTGATTTTCACTGTCACTATTACTATTTTTACCATTGTTGCTTTCAGTAGTGGATAAATAAAAGGGAGGCAGAGATGGAATTCAGGAAATATTTGAATTtctcaatataaaatatttataaaaatttgaatatataaaaataatttcatgaatacatatttttatattgcaTATAAAAATTGGGATTCTTCTTAATAGCAGCAAAGGGTAGAAGAGAGGAGATAGGCATGTGAATTAGGAACCTATTAAAGGACATATCAACAGGTTTCAGAAACAGTTGCAGGGACCACTTTTATCAAATTTCAGTAACAAATGTCAGAGCCTCAGTGTCAGAGGTTAAGAGCAAATCAATTATGCAAAAAACAGTTCATGCACCCATCCCGCATATCTACTATTTCATTACATGTGATGTCAACCGATCTCAGCTAAGGATGCTTgtgatatatatgatatatatattcagaGGCTGACATTTTCAGAGTATGAATATAGTGTAAAATCTTGGATTACATGTATGAATAGACCAATCTCTAAACCTATGGTTCTCAAAGATTGCATGCATTTAATAAAACAGAAACAACTGTAAAGAGTATGCATTAGATGAAGCAATTTAGTTATTGATAATTGTCAAAAAGATGACCTAACATAGTAGATGGAAAAATAACATTACCACATTGGATACTAAGCGATAAATTATGACAGCATATGGCACTGCAAAAAACTGGGTACTCACCAAGACCCCTTTTGGTTTATCAAAACTTATCTAAGCTGAAACAGAAGGCTTAGAAGCAGCAGAGAGCTTGGACCTCCTCTTCGCTAAACTCTCGCTACGGCGCTCCCTCTGCTCCTTCAACCTTGTGGCAAGCAGTTTCTGGTACTCAGCTGCCTCTGACTTGGCCTTGGCAATTCTTTTCTTCTTGTCAGCAATTCTAGCCCGCTTCCTCTGCAGTGTCAATGGAGTTACCAGCCTCTGGATTTTTGGGGCTTTGCTCACCTTCTTGCCTGCAGATCCCAGAAATGGCCATCAGTAATATGTCCAAGAAAAAATTTCAACTCTCACAAACTATTATGTTGTTATGACTTTTTTCAAGTACAAGTATCTAACACCCATGTCTGAGTGACATTAGCTCAGCAAGCCTCACTAATTCCAACCATGATCCAGTCTCAAATACCCAACTTCCTGCATGCTCCATGCATgacaaaatgaaataagaaaagcCTTTTTAACTCCACCAAGCAGGTTGGCAATCTGGTGTGGGTGGGTAAGGCCTACAAATGCAATGcaaataaaactaaaaacctAGAATATCAATCATAGGAAAAAATACAGTGGCTT from Gossypium hirsutum isolate 1008001.06 chromosome D04, Gossypium_hirsutum_v2.1, whole genome shotgun sequence encodes:
- the LOC107949141 gene encoding protein EXORDIUM-like 2 → MATIYRLATLMLFCFIQLSFSELVQEQPLVLKYHNGPLLKGKITVNLIWYGKFTPIQRSIIVDFINSLSSDKATMVPSTSSWWKITEKYKGGSSTLAVGKQILLENYPLGKFLENPHLSALASKFNGVDTINVILTSKDVAVEGFCMRCGTHGSTRVGRGPVRGTYIWVGNSETQCPGQCAWPFHQPIYGPQTPPLVAPNGDVGVDGMIINLATLLGNTVTNPFNNGYFQGPANAPLEAVSACTGMFGSGSYPGYPGKVLVEKSTGASYNANGINGRKYLLPAMWDPQTSTCKTLM